A window of Erpetoichthys calabaricus chromosome 12, fErpCal1.3, whole genome shotgun sequence contains these coding sequences:
- the gatad2ab gene encoding GATA zinc finger domain containing 2Ab isoform X6: protein MCGSEQGGEGVPVGTREYGVLGGIRRTLGRAGAVMSEEAGRQTRSQKRALERDSLPSEVDVKKMRLEKGTDHLKSDGITSPDGKVKSEMGTAAVTKVPGIFKGGEVKATIKLEVQTGDEPVDMSTAKSEIKKDRRAPSPDVIVLSDNEPSSPKMNGLSRFSKETNTEALMKSSPEERERIIKQLKEELRLEEAKLVLLKKLRQSQIQKETTTQKTTGASSNSVATPPPLVRGTQSLAPGKGILPVSSNRSSGTVIPPPLVRGGQPVSSKLGSQQNTQIVMPPLVRGAPPISVSPQQIHGLRQQPSGSGPPPLLLAPRASVPNVQLQGQRIIQQGLIRVANVSNTSLLVNIPQASPTNLKSPSLTSQSSVTGSSVTSVVNSNDSPASRQAAAKLALRKQLEKTLLEIPPPKPPAPELNFLPSAANNEFIYLVGLEEVVQNLLETQGKGKVAVTAAGVLTLKDPYTCAQCKTDFTCRWRQEKSGTIMCEHCMTSNQKKALKAEHTNRLKAAFVKALQQEQEIEQRILRSASPIPTSSSSAKTSEQQTLVSSQQVQHHTAIKQVRTTGLPHSRGGPIGRHHSTMKQSPNQLPRGLQSAGARGVLHTFSQSSQLQSAAAAAALVTRPGKHAVRPGSKANTSTAANTWKKQSPLNTGVTMAYVNPSLSVHKPSSAMDRQREYLLDMIPSRSISQTANTWKS from the exons GTGCTGTAATGTCGGAGGAAGCCGGCCGTCAGACCCGCAGTCAGAAACGGGCTCTGGAGCGGGACTCCCTCCCTAGTGAGGTGGATGTGAAAAAGATGAGGCTGGAAAAGGGCACGGACCATCTGAAGAGTGATGGGATCACATCACCTGATGGAAAAGTTAAGAGTGAAATGGGGACTGCAGCTGTTACCAAGGTGCCAGGTATCTTCAAGGGTGGGGAAGTCAAAGCCACCATCAAACTGGAAGTGCAGACTGGAGATGAACCTGTGGATATGAGTACAGCAAAAAG cgaaATCAAGAAAGATCGTCGCGCGCCTTCACCAGATGTAATTGTCCTGTCTGACAATGAGCCCTCTAGTCCAAAGATGAATGGTTTGAGTAGGTTTTCTAAAGAGACCAACACTGAAGCACTCATG AAAAGCAGCCCAGAAGAAAGAGAGCGTATCATCAAACAATTGAAAGAAGAACTACGGTTAGAGGAAGCaaagctggttttgctgaagAAGTTACGGCAGAGTCAGATCCAAAAAGAGACGACAACGCAAAAG ACCACTGGAGCATCAAGCAACTCTGTGGCAACTCCACCTCCTTTGGTAAGGGGAACTCAGAGTCTTGCTCCTGGCAAAGGTATATTACCG GTGTCATCTAATCGCAGCTCAGGTACAGTGATCCCACCACCCTTGGTGAGAGGAGGTCAGCCAGTGTCCTCTAAGCTGGGATCCCAGCAGAATACACAAATTGTCATGCCACCCTTGGTCAGAGGAGCACCG CCCATTTCTGTGTCTCCACAGCAAATACACGGCTTGAGGCAGCAGCCTTCTGGCTCTGGTCCTCCTCCACTGCTTTTGGCACCACGGGCATCAGTTCCTAATGTGCAACTGCAAGGTCAGAGGATTATCCAGCAGGGGCTTATCAGAGTTGCCAATGTATCCAATACCAGCCTGCTGGTAAACATTCCACAG GCTTCTCCAACCAACCTGAAGAGCCCTTCTTTAACATCTCAAAGCAGTGTAACAGGCAGTAGCGTGACCTCGGTGGTAAACAGCAATGACTCTCCTGCTAGCCGGCAGGCTGCTGCCAAGCTAGCACTGCGCAAGCAGCTGGAGAAAACCTTGTTGGAAATTCCGCCACCCAAACCTCCAGCACCAGAACTTAACTTCTTGCCCAGTGCCGCTAACAATGAATTTATTTACCTGGTGGGACTGGAAGAGGTGGTGCAAAACCTACTAGAAACGCAAGGAAAAG GTAAGGTGGCTGTAACAGCAGCTGGAGTGCTGACTCTTAAGGACCCTTATACCTGTGCCCAGTGCAAGACTGATTTCACATGCCGTTGGAGACAGGAGAAATCTGGCACTATTATGTGTGAGCACTGCATGACCTCAAACCAGAAGAAGGCTCTCAAAGCTGAGCACACAAACCGACTGAAGGCTGCCTTTGTCAAGGCCCTTCAGCAGGAGCAGGAAATTGAGCAGCGGATACTGCGATCGGCCTCCCCCATCCCCACGTCATCATCCTCTGCCAAGACCTCTGAGCAGCAGACGCTGGTCTCGTCACAGCAGGTGCAGCACCACACTGCGATCAAACAGGTACGGACCACCGGCCTGCCTCACAGCAGGGGGGGGCCAATTGGACGGCATCACTCCACCATGAAACAG AGCCCTAACCAGCTGCCCCGGGGCCTTCAATCAGCAGGCGCACGCGGCGtgctacacacattttcacagtctTCACAGCTccaaagtgcagcagcagcagctgctctTGTGACCAGGCCAGGTAAGCATGCCGTGCGTCCCGGGAGCAAAGCCAACACCAGCACTGCAGCCAACACCTGGAAGAAGCAAAGCCCCCTCAACACAG GTGTCACTATGGCATATGTAAACCCTAGCCTATCAGTGCACAAGCCCTCATCAGCCATGGACCGTCAGCGTGAGTACCTCCTGGACATGATTCCATCTCGTTCCATCAGCCAAACGGCAAACACATGGAAATCTTAA